The nucleotide window CCGCTGTGCCGCCCCTGCCCCGGGCTCTGCCCCGGGCTCTGCCCCCGCGCCGGGCCGTCGGGCGGCGCCTGCCGGGGCTCTGGCGGGGCGCGGCCGGGCCTGGGCCCGCCCGCCGTGACGCGGTGGCGGAagcgggcgcggcgcgggccgcCGCCGGTGGCGAGGCCAGGGGAGCGGTGCCACCGCCATGGAGTTCCCGGACCTGGGCGCACACTGCTCCTGGCCGGCCTGCCAGCGCCTAGGTGAGCGACGGCGGGGCCGCCGGACGGGCGGCGCGGGCTGGGCGGCCGGGGCCTGCTCCCGCCCGGGCGAGGGCAGCCGCGGGCCCGGCCTGTGCGGCGCGGAGCGGCCAGCGCGGTGTCCGCGGAGCGGGGGGAGGCGGAAGGCCGGTCGCGCCGCCCGGGCTGCCCTTGGCGGAGGGGCGGCCGCGGTCTCGGGTGCCTCTCGCCGCCCGCGGGCGGCTCGCCGGGGCGGCGCCGGGTGCCGGTAGCCCGTGGCTGCCGTCGGCTGGCTCTGCCCCGGCAACGGGCGGCGGTTATCGGTGGGGGGCGGCGGAGCAGCGAACTGGCGGCTCCTCGGTTACCGTCCCCGGTGCCGCGGGGGACCCATCCTCGCCCGGGGCACACGGGTGCCGTTACCCGGGTGGGCGAGCTCCGGGGACATTGTGGCTTGAGGCCGGCAGCCCGCGGGCAGCTCGGTGTGATATCAGGATGCTGCTCCTGAACTGGGGAGGGCACGTTgcaaggagcagccctggctgtttCTGAAAGCGtagctgggggctgcagcccgTTTGTTTCCGACCtgggggcagagaggagcagccctggctctgcgGGGTCGGGGCTGTGCCTTTGGGAAGCCGGGGAAGCCCCTGGCCACGGGCTGACCTCGCAATGCTCTCTGCCCGCGGCTTCTCCTCGCTCCCAGACTTTCTCCCCCTGAAGTGTGATGCCTGCGAGCAGATCTTCTGCACCGACCACGTCGCTTACGCCCAGCACAACTGCACCTCTGCCTACAAGAAGGTAAGGGCAGAGGGGGATCTAGTCTAGCCTTCCACAGACAGACAGCAGAATAATTTGCAACTTCTTTGGTTGGTCGCTTGGCCAATTCCCCTTGGGACGTGTGCCAAGTCCAGAGGTGTCCTTGGGAGCCAGGGTCTGTATCTTAGTGCCACAAACTTCCAGCCACTGGATGAAACAGTTCAGGCATCCCTCAGTTCTGCTGTCTGCCCATCCCAGAGGTGTGTCTGTGCCTTTCGCACCCTTGGGTCAGAGCCAGCAGCCTGTTTGGAGGGTTGTGAGCATGATCTTAAGCCACAGGTGATGCTGTGCAGATCCTGAAAAGGATACAGGTGGCCACACAGTACTTGAGGTTGCCCAGCTGCTTGCACTCAGACCCCTTTTTCTTGTCTGTACAGGATGTGCAGGTTCCTGTGTGTCCCCTCTGCAACACCCCAGTGCCCGTGAGGCGGGGGGAGATGCCTGATGTTGTGGTGGGTGAACACATCGACCGTGACTGCAAGTCTGACCCTGCGCAGCGCAAGCGCAAGGTATGAACTCAGCCAAGCCCTGCTGGGTCCCTGCGGAAGCCAGGGCTGGCATGGAAAcagggcacagccctgcctggtgCCTCCTCTGTCTGCACAGCCCAAGGGCAGGAGGGGTGGGCCTGTGCATCTTGCTGGGCTTTGTGGTGTGTATCTGGATGGAGCGGGGCTGGGCAGCCACAGGAGACAGGGAAGATGGGAGAACACATGCTGCCATTAAGAAAATGCAATTAGCAATTAGCTACCCTGCCTTGCCAGGAGAGGAGATTGCCCTGAGCTGCCTTGCAGGGAGCTGGTCCTGTAGGAATGCAgcgcagcagcagctggagggctCTGGGCTGGCCCCACCACCCAGTCAGGGCGGGCAGGAGTCCCTGGACCAGAGATCTCTCTTTTGCAGGGCGTTGTGGAGACCTTTGTCTCTGCAGACTGAAGCACTAGAGAACTGCTACTAACCTATCTAAATAAAAGTAGTGTTCAGAGACAAACTCCAGAGCCCCATAGAAGAGGCACTGGTGGGGAAAGCTGATCAGTGCTCAGAGCCTGGCATGGAGGGAAGGGACAGCCCCAGGATGTGTTCCTTTGCACCACCACCGTGTCATCTTTCAGATCTTCACCAACAAGTGTTTGAAGCCTGGCTGCAAGCAGAAGGAGATGATGAAGGTGATCTGTGACCAGTGCCACAAGAACTACTGCCTAAAGCACCGGCACCCCCTGGACCACGACTGCAGCGGGGCAGGGCATCCCCTCTCCAAAGCAGGGTGAGTGCCTGGGGACAGACAGGCTGGCAGGGATGAGGCTGGTTTATGCCTGTCATGGCACAGTGTTTTGAGGAGAGAAACAGCACTGGAAACTCTTGGGCGTAGCTGAGCCACAACATGGGTATCCTcttgggaggaagaggagcagggaggtgtcTTGCTTATGCAGCTTCACCTCTCTGAATATTTGGTGCCCAGAGATGGTTCATGAAGGCACAGCAGTTGCTCACCAGCGTGCTACCTGTCCTAGGCACGCTGCAGTTGCAAGGGCCCAGGCATCCTCCTCCAAAACAGTTGCTGCAGCAAGCAGTGGAGCTGCCCGGCCAGCAGACAGCCCctcttctcctgcctctgcccgGTAAGGTGATGGCTGGACTGGTAATCTGAGGTGGGCATGACGAAGCTTAGCTTGGCTCTCTGTAGgacacagcagcaacagctccctgctgcttgtgcctcagcagggctgtgtacttgtaccagggctccctgcCTTGACAATACTCCCCTTTATCTCTTGTTtgcagaggaggcagagcagctaCATCACAGACCCGCAGCACCTCCCCTCCTGCTGTTGTGCTGCAGAATGGGCTGGTGAGTGGCCTGGCCTGGGTGTTTGGGGTAGATTTGTGTTGTTCCTGTGCCCTGGGGAGCCTCGGCAACAACTGCTTTTCATCCCAGGCTCTGTAGTGGTGGCAGTGCTCCCCAGCTGGGCCTTCCCTGGCAAACGGGAATCCCAGGTGCTCAGTGGGGCATCAGGGCTTGCTCTGGTGCCTGCAGATGGCAGCTCCCAGCCACACTTGGGGCTTAGCTCTCCTCAAAGGCACGGAGTGCACTGACTGTCTTTCCCAGATGTTGTCATTCCATTCCACAAGCCCAGGGTGGAGGAGGAGACTGGAATTCGCAGGATGTTCCCTGCAttggcaggcagggctgccttCCCTTGGGCAGAGGGAGGGTGAGCTGCAGATCTGTCCTGAGCCCGGGGCCTTCACTTTGGCTGTATATGACCTTGGAGTTGCACCCACCCTTGGCCGGGCAAGACCGAATCTGCTGCGTGTCCCTCAGGGCTCCCTCCTACCAGCCCCAGCCAAGCCAGTGACAAGAGGTTTTGTTTCAGAGCGAGGAAGAGGCGCTGCAGCGAGCTCTGGAGATGTCCCTGGCTGAGTCAGCAGGCAGCTCAGTGCAGCCACCCAGGTACAGCAAGGGTGCACGTGGTATCGTGTGAGAGGTGCCTGGGGCAGCATCATGTGGCTCTGGGATGACATTCCTCTCAGCACCATGTGGCTCCGGATGATGCCTCTGTGTGGCTAatgggggaaagggaaaagaggaagagtcCAGAGCCATCTCAGAGCTCTGTTCAGCAAGCAAACCCTCCCaggtgctgggaggggacagtgacagcacagagcagggcacaccATTGTCTGACCACTTGTGAGCTATGAGCATGGCTAGAGCATGACAGAGGTGGAACAGGGGTGTTCACAGAGGACACCAGGCACACAGGTCCCAGGGCACGTTGCCTGGCGCTGCTAAAAGCGCCATCTTACAGACCAGAGTTAGCATGGTCCTCCTCGGCCCAGGGAGCTGGCTGCCAGCCCCTCGGGATGCTGCggtccctgcccagcccctggcccGCTCAGGGCCATCCTCAGCTACTCCCTGCCCTTGGCTGTGCCGTCGAGGGGCAGCGCcggggggtgctgggggaggccGTGGCACAGCCTGCACCGCTGTCCCAGCAGCacgcaggaggaggaggacctGGCGCTGGCGCGGGCGCTGGCAGCGAGCGAGGCCGAGTACCAGCAGTCGCAGCGGCAGGTGAGTGAGGTGGGTGGGGGGCTCCAGCCCGGCCCAGCTGGGGCAACCTCCGTGGCTTCTGcttcctctgggctctgttcctcagcagcccagcctggggcagcagcagccctgggcatgGGAGGGATGTGCTCCCCTCGTGGCAGGGAGGCAGAAGCCCGTCTTCCCCTGCCCTCACCGCATGCTTTCCGCTCCAGGCGCAGGGGTCGAAGCCGTCCAACTGCAGCATGTCGTAGGCAGCGAGGCAGAGGGTGGCCGGCGGATGGGGGATCCCACGCGGATGCCACAGCCTTCATCCTGATGGCCCCTCGCCAGGGACGGCTCATCTCCCTGGGGGCCATGAGCGAGCTACCAAAGGCACATTGACAGACACCTCAGCCCTGGATTAAAGCAGTGCAGCCACTCGCCAATGCTCCAGGAGCGGTGAAGGTGCtgcgggcaggggctgagcacaCGCTGACCAAAGCAAGCGGCAGCTCGGGGCCTGCACTTGGCCACAGCTGCTGCGGGACCCTGGGCTCAGCAGCGCTGCGTGGGGACAGCTCGGCATGCTGTGGGCTGAGGCTGCCCGCAGGGGCGGCTGGGAGCTGCATTTCATGCTGTGGGGGCGGCTGGGAGCTGCATTTCATGCTGCAGGGAGGGCTGTGCCAGCCCCTCAGCAAagagcagctgtggctgggaCGGTCCCTGGTGTGGGCACGGCCCGGCTGAACACACGGACTCCCCTGCTCCCCATGCCCTCGGTGCCTCCTCCCCTGCTTTGCATGCACAAGAGCACGTTGGGCCTTAGCCACCTCAGCTGGTGCCCAGGACCTCTCTGAGACTGAGTGAAGCTGTGTCTCCTTTCTGGTTTAATTTAAGAAGGGCCATTAACTGCCAAGTAACCTCAGCAGTGATCTGATTGTGCCAGCAGTGCTTGTGCAAAAGCattgcagctgccttcctgctgctggctgctccctgctgccctgatccagctcagggctgtggtttactgctgctggggcaggaatGCTTCCCCTCCTTCCAGACGTGCTGCAGGTGTCTCACTCCTGGgtagcagcagcacagagttcCTTCTTGCAAACAGCCCCTCCTGGCTGATGTTTGGAGGCAGGAGCTGACGCCACCTGGGCTGGGACACTTATCCTGTTGCTCTCTTgcaggggaggctgcagctgtgcagagcagtgctgcttctcctcagctcctgtctGCCAGActgtgcctggctctgcacagggctgggctgtCCCAAAATGGGGTTGTCTGCTGGCAGTGtttccccagggcagggaggtgGGGTCACGCTGGGCTGAAGGGAAGGGTGAGGCTTGACAACAGTGCTGCttgggagaaaataaaagcatgacAGAAGGTGCAGAGGTGCCTTGGGGAAGTGCTAGCGTGGTGTCCAGCCCATGGCAGTGCATCTCTGCGGATGGAGGCACAGGGGGTGCAAGGGGGGACATAGGGTAAAGCAGCCACCGCCTGTGGTACTTATTTCTTTTGTGCAGCCCCCTACCCTGCTCAGCCCTGTGTacagggatggggtgggtcttaacagcctgctctgctccttggCCACCTAATAAGCCCAGGGAGCTCAACCCCTGGCAGAGCTCCCTGGCTGACCTGAGGGCACAGGCACTGCCCCTGCACAGAGCATGGCTCCTCCTGGGGGTCCTGCAGACCCTGTACCCTGCCAGAGCACACAGGCACAcagctgggagggacctggtTTAAGAAACTACACAACAGCAAAACATGTACAAATGGGGAGGAGTGTCCaagccagccctgcagctcctggggcatGCGGGGCCCTGGCCGACAGCTGGCAAAGGGCTCCTCGGCAGCACAGGGGGGCTGGGCCCCCAGCAGGGTCACAGcagagcccccagccctgctcacagccccttcttgctgccctggggcttctcGCTGGGGCGCTCCTTGCTGTCGCCCTCatccccagcctgctgctgcagccacatccCAGCGTACACACCacccttctgcagcagctcctcgtGCCTGCAGGGGAAGCAGAAGGGGATGGGGTCCAGAGCTGGCCCTGGGATCCTCCCCATGGACAGAAAGCACTGAGCCCTCCTCCATGCTCACCTCCCTCGCTCGGCGATGCGCCCATCCTTGAGCACCAGGATCTGGTCTGCACCCACCACAGTGGAGAGCCTGTGGGGAAAGGCTGGCTGTTGTTCCGGCTCAGAGGGGAGAGGGGTTGGGGGAGGAGTTGCCCAGTGCAAGAAGACACAATCACGGGGTCTGgcacctcctgagcaggaggaCAGGGCTGTGTGCCCCCTCACTGTGAGAGGCTGGCTAGCTCAGAGCTCAGCACCTTCCAGATCAGCCCTTTCTCTTCATCCCTACCTGTGTGCAACAACGATGGTGGTTCGGTGGGCACAGACCTTGGCCAGGGAGGCCTGGATGTTCCTCTCAGTCTCAGTGTCAAGTGCAGATGTGGCCTGCGGGACAGGCAGGACatggggaagggctgtgggcagcagctggggctgggcataGGGAAGGGGTGTAGGCAGCATGGACAGGCACTGGGCATGGGGAAGGGttgtgggcagcagctggggctgggcatgGGAAAGGGAAGTGGGCAGTGTGGGCAGCCACTGGGACAGGGGTTGGGCATGGGAAAGGGAAGTGGGCAGCAACTGGGACAGGCACTGGGCATGGGGAAAGGATACAGGCAATGTGGGCAGCCACAGGGACAAGAGCTGAGCATGGGAAAGGGATGTGGGCTAGCACTGGGACTGGGGATGGGTGTGGGGAAGGGCTGTGGACAGTGAGGGCAGCCACTGAGATAGGGCATGGGGAAGGGTTGTGGGCAGCATCGGGAGCCACTGGGGCTGGGCATAGGGAAGGGAtgagggcagctgctggggcagggagccgCTGCCTTTACCTCATCCAGCAGGATGATGTGGGGACCCTTGAGGATGGTGCGTGCGATAGCGACGCGCTGCTTCTCCCCCCCACTCAGCTTCAGCCCCCGCTCCCCCACCTGGGTGTTGTATCCTGCAGGCACAGGGATAGGAAGGTGCTGCATGGTGCCCTCCTCTCTGCACAGGGAGGTCCTGCTGGGACCATGCAGCCACCTGGCACAGCCTCAGCCCACCCCTACCCAGCGATGCGCTGGAGAGGCGCAGGGACAGGCCACACAGGTGTCACCCAAGGACACCTGTGAGAGCAGCTACAAGGGCACAGGCGACCCCAGGACAGCAAGAGAGAGCGAGGAAAGGAGCATGGGGGTCTCACCATCGGGGAAGGAAAGTATGCGGTCGTGGATGTCAGCAGCCCGGGCTGCCTCCTGCACCTCCTGGTCAGTGGCCAGGATCCGGCCGTAGCGGATGTTGTTGGCGATGGTGTCGTTGAAGAGCACCGTGTCCTGGGGCACCACCCCGATGTGAGCGCGCAGCGATGCCTGCTTCACCTAGTGGGGGGCTCAGCCTGTCACATCTCCCAGCAAAGACCccccccaaaatccacccctgTGCCTCAGCCATGAGCCCTACACCCTGCTCCTCGCAGCGTGTCCACCCCAGGGTCTCAGCCCTGTGGCGGGAGGACCTGGGAAGCCCCAGTTAGCTTCCAGCATTTCAGCCTGGAGGTCCCACAATTGCACCACTCCGGGCACAGACATCAGTCTGCCCTTGCAGGGGCTGTGTGTCACCCCTGCCCCGGGGAGATGCAACTGAGCAGTGCCACAAGGCCCAGAGAAGCTGGTGTCACCCCGCTCCTCGCAGCTCACCTGGGAGATGTCCTGCCCATCGATGCGGATGCAGCCGCCCCGCACGTCATAGAAGCGGAAGAGCAGGCGGATGACAGTGCTCTTCCCCGAGCCCGAAGGTCCCACCTGCACACAAAGGTAAAGGGACTTGGAGACACCAGAGCCCCCGGCTGCTgggggccagggctgggcagggaaggGCCAATCTCACTGGGAAAGGCCTGCCCTTCCCACTCCCGTACTTCCCACCCCACCCTCCAGCAGTGAACGCACACCCAAGGTCCCGCTCTCACCAGGGCCAAGGTCTGCCCGGGCATCACAGAGAAGGAGACGTCCTGCAGGATTTCCTTCCTGGGAGAGGGAGGtggaaggggctgagggccgcctctgctgcccactgtccctgtgccaggccccATGGCTCAGCCTGTGCCACCCTGCGCCCACCGCCCCGTACCCATCCAGGTAGCTGAAGTGCACGTTCTCGAACTCGATGCGC belongs to Colius striatus isolate bColStr4 chromosome 11, bColStr4.1.hap1, whole genome shotgun sequence and includes:
- the ZFAND2B gene encoding AN1-type zinc finger protein 2B isoform X3; the protein is MEFPDLGAHCSWPACQRLDFLPLKCDACEQIFCTDHVAYAQHNCTSAYKKDVQVPVCPLCNTPVPVRRGEMPDVVVGEHIDRDCKSDPAQRKRKIFTNKCLKPGCKQKEMMKVICDQCHKNYCLKHRHPLDHDCSGAGHPLSKAGHAAVARAQASSSKTVAAASSGAARPADSPSSPASARGGRAATSQTRSTSPPAVVLQNGLSEEEALQRALEMSLAESAGSSVQPPSTQEEEDLALARALAASEAEYQQSQRQAQGSKPSNCSMS
- the ZFAND2B gene encoding AN1-type zinc finger protein 2B isoform X2, translating into MEFPDLGAHCSWPACQRLDFLPLKCDACEQIFCTDHVAYAQHNCTSAYKKDVQVPVCPLCNTPVPVRRGEMPDVVVGEHIDRDCKSDPAQRKRKIFTNKCLKPGCKQKEMMKVICDQCHKNYCLKHRHPLDHDCSGAGHPLSKAGHAAVARAQASSSKTVAAASSGAARPADSPSSPASARGGRAATSQTRSTSPPAVVLQNGLSEEEALQRALEMSLAESAGSSVQPPSSTQEEEDLALARALAASEAEYQQSQRQAQGSKPSNCSMS
- the ZFAND2B gene encoding AN1-type zinc finger protein 2B isoform X1 — encoded protein: MEFPDLGAHCSWPACQRLDFLPLKCDACEQIFCTDHVAYAQHNCTSAYKKDVQVPVCPLCNTPVPVRRGEMPDVVVGEHIDRDCKSDPAQRKRKIFTNKCLKPGCKQKEMMKVICDQCHKNYCLKHRHPLDHDCSGAGHPLSKAGHAAVARAQASSSKTVAAASSGAARPADSPSSPASARGGRAATSQTRSTSPPAVVLQNGLSEEEALQRALEMSLAESAGSSVQPPRRRGRSRPTAACRRQRGRGWPADGGSHADATAFILMAPRQGRLISLGAMSELPKAH